The Triticum aestivum cultivar Chinese Spring chromosome 3A, IWGSC CS RefSeq v2.1, whole genome shotgun sequence genome includes a region encoding these proteins:
- the LOC123058834 gene encoding NAC domain-containing protein 75 isoform X4, with amino-acid sequence MIDAKLQEQGFFASQHCANCGHELHHKPKDMVGFPAGVKFDPTDQELIEHLESKVMKRAHSLIDDFIPTIEGEDGICYTHPEKLPGVTRNGQSKHFFHRPSKAYTTGTRKRRKIHAETELSNSKNGAETRWHKTGKTRPLMVGGQHKGCKKILVLYINFGKTRKAEKTNWVMHQYHLGDLEDEKEGELIVSKVFYQTQPRQTAAATTSTVLREPSTNGNMEVKMPKSMKIGLTDHAVAAAAAIQMQRQQQQLLKQGDEMKKGKEGQDQLQQKFDHRPAGLEGLIMACKSASTKEGTSTTQPEDEQWPYQY; translated from the exons ATGATCGACGCTAAGCTCCAGGAGCAGGGGTTCTTTGCTTCCCAGCACTGCGCCAACTGCGGCCATGAGCTCCACCACAAGCCG AAGGACATGGTTGGGTTTCCTGCCGGTGTCAAATTCGATCCGACGGACCAGGAGCTGATTGAGCACCTTGAGTCCAAGGTGATGAAGAGAGCTCACTCCCTCATCGATGACTTCATACCCACCATTGAGGGAGAAGATGGCATTTGCTACACCCATCCAGAGAAACTCCCAG GTGTGACCAGAAATGGCCAGAGCAAACACTTTTTCCACAGACCATCAAAGGCCTACACCACAGGCACGAGGAAGAGGAGAAAGATCCACGCAGAGACTGAGTTATCCAACAGTAAAAATGGTGCCGAGACGCGGTGGCACAAGACTGGCAAGACACGGCCGCTGATGGTGGGCGGACAGCACAAGGGGTGCAAGAAGATCCTAGTCTTGTACATCAACTTCGGCAAGACACGAAAGGCAGAGAAGACTaattgggtgatgcaccagtaccacctcggcgACCTAGAGGACGAGAAGGAAGGGGAGTTGATTGTATCAAAGGTCTTCTATCAGACACAGCCACGGCAGACTGCCGCTGCCACAACATCGACAGTATTGCGTGAGCCTTCAACTAACGGCAATATGGAGGTAAAGATGCCAAAGTCAATGAAGATTGGGCTCACTGATCATGCGGTTGCCGCTGCGGCTGCCATCCAGATGCAGCGACAGCAGCAGCAATTGCTGAAGCAAGGTGATGAG ATGAAAAAGGGAAAGGAGGGGCAGGACCAGCTGCAGCAGAAATTTGACCACAGGCCTGCTGGCTTGGAAGGACTAATAATGGCCTGCAAATCAGCAAGTACAAAAGAA GGAACTTCAACTACTCAGCCCGAAGATGAGCAATGGCCTTACCAGTACTAG
- the LOC123058834 gene encoding NAC domain-containing protein 75 isoform X5, with product MIDAKLQEQGFFASQHCANCGHELHHKPDMVGFPAGVKFDPTDQELIEHLESKVMKRAHSLIDDFIPTIEGEDGICYTHPEKLPGVTRNGQSKHFFHRPSKAYTTGTRKRRKIHAETELSNSKNGAETRWHKTGKTRPLMVGGQHKGCKKILVLYINFGKTRKAEKTNWVMHQYHLGDLEDEKEGELIVSKVFYQTQPRQTAAATTSTVLREPSTNGNMEVKMPKSMKIGLTDHAVAAAAAIQMQRQQQQLLKQGDEMKKGKEGQDQLQQKFDHRPAGLEGLIMACKSASTKEGTSTTQPEDEQWPYQY from the exons ATGATCGACGCTAAGCTCCAGGAGCAGGGGTTCTTTGCTTCCCAGCACTGCGCCAACTGCGGCCATGAGCTCCACCACAAGCCG GACATGGTTGGGTTTCCTGCCGGTGTCAAATTCGATCCGACGGACCAGGAGCTGATTGAGCACCTTGAGTCCAAGGTGATGAAGAGAGCTCACTCCCTCATCGATGACTTCATACCCACCATTGAGGGAGAAGATGGCATTTGCTACACCCATCCAGAGAAACTCCCAG GTGTGACCAGAAATGGCCAGAGCAAACACTTTTTCCACAGACCATCAAAGGCCTACACCACAGGCACGAGGAAGAGGAGAAAGATCCACGCAGAGACTGAGTTATCCAACAGTAAAAATGGTGCCGAGACGCGGTGGCACAAGACTGGCAAGACACGGCCGCTGATGGTGGGCGGACAGCACAAGGGGTGCAAGAAGATCCTAGTCTTGTACATCAACTTCGGCAAGACACGAAAGGCAGAGAAGACTaattgggtgatgcaccagtaccacctcggcgACCTAGAGGACGAGAAGGAAGGGGAGTTGATTGTATCAAAGGTCTTCTATCAGACACAGCCACGGCAGACTGCCGCTGCCACAACATCGACAGTATTGCGTGAGCCTTCAACTAACGGCAATATGGAGGTAAAGATGCCAAAGTCAATGAAGATTGGGCTCACTGATCATGCGGTTGCCGCTGCGGCTGCCATCCAGATGCAGCGACAGCAGCAGCAATTGCTGAAGCAAGGTGATGAG ATGAAAAAGGGAAAGGAGGGGCAGGACCAGCTGCAGCAGAAATTTGACCACAGGCCTGCTGGCTTGGAAGGACTAATAATGGCCTGCAAATCAGCAAGTACAAAAGAA GGAACTTCAACTACTCAGCCCGAAGATGAGCAATGGCCTTACCAGTACTAG
- the LOC123058834 gene encoding NAC domain-containing protein 75 isoform X1 has protein sequence MDKGHPGYSKYMIDAKLQEQGFFASQHCANCGHELHHKPKDMVGFPAGVKFDPTDQELIEHLESKVMKRAHSLIDDFIPTIEGEDGICYTHPEKLPGVTRNGQSKHFFHRPSKAYTTGTRKRRKIHAETELSNSKNGAETRWHKTGKTRPLMVGGQHKGCKKILVLYINFGKTRKAEKTNWVMHQYHLGDLEDEKEGELIVSKVFYQTQPRQTAAATTSTVLREPSTNGNMEVKMPKSMKIGLTDHAVAAAAAIQMQRQQQQLLKQGDEMKKGKEGQDQLQQKFDHRPAGLEGLIMACKSASTKEGTSTTQPEDEQWPYQY, from the exons ATGGACAAGGGTCACCCAGGGTACTCCAAGTACATGATCGACGCTAAGCTCCAGGAGCAGGGGTTCTTTGCTTCCCAGCACTGCGCCAACTGCGGCCATGAGCTCCACCACAAGCCG AAGGACATGGTTGGGTTTCCTGCCGGTGTCAAATTCGATCCGACGGACCAGGAGCTGATTGAGCACCTTGAGTCCAAGGTGATGAAGAGAGCTCACTCCCTCATCGATGACTTCATACCCACCATTGAGGGAGAAGATGGCATTTGCTACACCCATCCAGAGAAACTCCCAG GTGTGACCAGAAATGGCCAGAGCAAACACTTTTTCCACAGACCATCAAAGGCCTACACCACAGGCACGAGGAAGAGGAGAAAGATCCACGCAGAGACTGAGTTATCCAACAGTAAAAATGGTGCCGAGACGCGGTGGCACAAGACTGGCAAGACACGGCCGCTGATGGTGGGCGGACAGCACAAGGGGTGCAAGAAGATCCTAGTCTTGTACATCAACTTCGGCAAGACACGAAAGGCAGAGAAGACTaattgggtgatgcaccagtaccacctcggcgACCTAGAGGACGAGAAGGAAGGGGAGTTGATTGTATCAAAGGTCTTCTATCAGACACAGCCACGGCAGACTGCCGCTGCCACAACATCGACAGTATTGCGTGAGCCTTCAACTAACGGCAATATGGAGGTAAAGATGCCAAAGTCAATGAAGATTGGGCTCACTGATCATGCGGTTGCCGCTGCGGCTGCCATCCAGATGCAGCGACAGCAGCAGCAATTGCTGAAGCAAGGTGATGAG ATGAAAAAGGGAAAGGAGGGGCAGGACCAGCTGCAGCAGAAATTTGACCACAGGCCTGCTGGCTTGGAAGGACTAATAATGGCCTGCAAATCAGCAAGTACAAAAGAA GGAACTTCAACTACTCAGCCCGAAGATGAGCAATGGCCTTACCAGTACTAG
- the LOC123058834 gene encoding NAC domain-containing protein 75 isoform X3 — protein sequence MDKGHPGYSKYMIDAKLQEQGFFASQHCANCGHELHHKPKDMVGFPAGVKFDPTDQELIEHLESKVMKRAHSLIDDFIPTIEGEDGICYTHPEKLPGVTRNGQSKHFFHRPSKAYTTGTRKRRKIHAETELSNSKNGAETRWHKTGKTRPLMVGGQHKGCKKILVLYINFGKTRKAEKTNWVMHQYHLGDLEDEKEGELIVSKVFYQTQPRQTAAATTSTVLREPSTNGNMEVKMPKSMKIGLTDHAVAAAAAIQMQRQQQQLLKQGDEGKEGQDQLQQKFDHRPAGLEGLIMACKSASTKEGTSTTQPEDEQWPYQY from the exons ATGGACAAGGGTCACCCAGGGTACTCCAAGTACATGATCGACGCTAAGCTCCAGGAGCAGGGGTTCTTTGCTTCCCAGCACTGCGCCAACTGCGGCCATGAGCTCCACCACAAGCCG AAGGACATGGTTGGGTTTCCTGCCGGTGTCAAATTCGATCCGACGGACCAGGAGCTGATTGAGCACCTTGAGTCCAAGGTGATGAAGAGAGCTCACTCCCTCATCGATGACTTCATACCCACCATTGAGGGAGAAGATGGCATTTGCTACACCCATCCAGAGAAACTCCCAG GTGTGACCAGAAATGGCCAGAGCAAACACTTTTTCCACAGACCATCAAAGGCCTACACCACAGGCACGAGGAAGAGGAGAAAGATCCACGCAGAGACTGAGTTATCCAACAGTAAAAATGGTGCCGAGACGCGGTGGCACAAGACTGGCAAGACACGGCCGCTGATGGTGGGCGGACAGCACAAGGGGTGCAAGAAGATCCTAGTCTTGTACATCAACTTCGGCAAGACACGAAAGGCAGAGAAGACTaattgggtgatgcaccagtaccacctcggcgACCTAGAGGACGAGAAGGAAGGGGAGTTGATTGTATCAAAGGTCTTCTATCAGACACAGCCACGGCAGACTGCCGCTGCCACAACATCGACAGTATTGCGTGAGCCTTCAACTAACGGCAATATGGAGGTAAAGATGCCAAAGTCAATGAAGATTGGGCTCACTGATCATGCGGTTGCCGCTGCGGCTGCCATCCAGATGCAGCGACAGCAGCAGCAATTGCTGAAGCAAGGTGATGAG GGAAAGGAGGGGCAGGACCAGCTGCAGCAGAAATTTGACCACAGGCCTGCTGGCTTGGAAGGACTAATAATGGCCTGCAAATCAGCAAGTACAAAAGAA GGAACTTCAACTACTCAGCCCGAAGATGAGCAATGGCCTTACCAGTACTAG
- the LOC123058834 gene encoding NAC domain-containing protein 75 isoform X2: MDKGHPGYSKYMIDAKLQEQGFFASQHCANCGHELHHKPDMVGFPAGVKFDPTDQELIEHLESKVMKRAHSLIDDFIPTIEGEDGICYTHPEKLPGVTRNGQSKHFFHRPSKAYTTGTRKRRKIHAETELSNSKNGAETRWHKTGKTRPLMVGGQHKGCKKILVLYINFGKTRKAEKTNWVMHQYHLGDLEDEKEGELIVSKVFYQTQPRQTAAATTSTVLREPSTNGNMEVKMPKSMKIGLTDHAVAAAAAIQMQRQQQQLLKQGDEMKKGKEGQDQLQQKFDHRPAGLEGLIMACKSASTKEGTSTTQPEDEQWPYQY; this comes from the exons ATGGACAAGGGTCACCCAGGGTACTCCAAGTACATGATCGACGCTAAGCTCCAGGAGCAGGGGTTCTTTGCTTCCCAGCACTGCGCCAACTGCGGCCATGAGCTCCACCACAAGCCG GACATGGTTGGGTTTCCTGCCGGTGTCAAATTCGATCCGACGGACCAGGAGCTGATTGAGCACCTTGAGTCCAAGGTGATGAAGAGAGCTCACTCCCTCATCGATGACTTCATACCCACCATTGAGGGAGAAGATGGCATTTGCTACACCCATCCAGAGAAACTCCCAG GTGTGACCAGAAATGGCCAGAGCAAACACTTTTTCCACAGACCATCAAAGGCCTACACCACAGGCACGAGGAAGAGGAGAAAGATCCACGCAGAGACTGAGTTATCCAACAGTAAAAATGGTGCCGAGACGCGGTGGCACAAGACTGGCAAGACACGGCCGCTGATGGTGGGCGGACAGCACAAGGGGTGCAAGAAGATCCTAGTCTTGTACATCAACTTCGGCAAGACACGAAAGGCAGAGAAGACTaattgggtgatgcaccagtaccacctcggcgACCTAGAGGACGAGAAGGAAGGGGAGTTGATTGTATCAAAGGTCTTCTATCAGACACAGCCACGGCAGACTGCCGCTGCCACAACATCGACAGTATTGCGTGAGCCTTCAACTAACGGCAATATGGAGGTAAAGATGCCAAAGTCAATGAAGATTGGGCTCACTGATCATGCGGTTGCCGCTGCGGCTGCCATCCAGATGCAGCGACAGCAGCAGCAATTGCTGAAGCAAGGTGATGAG ATGAAAAAGGGAAAGGAGGGGCAGGACCAGCTGCAGCAGAAATTTGACCACAGGCCTGCTGGCTTGGAAGGACTAATAATGGCCTGCAAATCAGCAAGTACAAAAGAA GGAACTTCAACTACTCAGCCCGAAGATGAGCAATGGCCTTACCAGTACTAG